From the genome of Anaerolineales bacterium:
CGGCCAGGGTTTCGTTGACGGAACCGAAGGCCGCGGTCTCCAGGGCCTGCATGGTGCCCGCCACCGCAGTCTCGATTTGCTCGCCGGAAAGATCTTCCAGGCCGGAGCGGATGGCGACGGCCGTCGAAAGGGCATCGATCGTCTCCTGGGCGTCGTAGGTGGGAATCGCAGCAACCGCCGCACCTGGATCTCCGTCGTCGAGCATGTTGTCCACGATGCGCGAAGCGGCGTACAGGCTTCCTACGAGCAGGGGAATCAAAAACAAGAGCATCGCCGACATGGGCATGCGCCTGCCCGATTTCCCGCCGTTGCCGCCATCGTCGGGCGGGACGATGAAATCCTCCGGCTTCGGCGGCGGCGATTTGGCGCCCGGTTTCAATCGTCCGGATTCCGGATCGTACACATCCTGCATCGTCTTCTGAAACGCCTCGTTCATCTTCGCAATGGAGGCGTAGCGTTCCTTTGGATCCTTGGCCATCGCCTTTACGATGACCTGCTCGACTTTCGCCGGCAGGTTGGCGTTCACCAGACGGGGTTGGGGCAAAGGCTCGTGTGCATGCATCAACGCGATGGCCAGGGGTGTGTCTGCTTCGTAGGGAAGCCGGCCCGTACAGACCTGATACAGAATCACGCCCAGCGCGTACTGGTCGGCGAGATGCGAGACCTTCTCACCGCGCGCCTGTTCGGGGGCCATGTACGTCGGTGTGCCGATCAAACCCGAACCGGTCAGGGTCATCGTCGCTTCCGAGACCTGGGCGGTGCCGAAGTCGGAAAGCCAGGCGTTGCCTTTCTCGTCGATCAGAATGTTGGAGGGTTTGACGTCACGATGGACGATCCCCGCATCGTGCGCGTACTGCAGTGCGCTGGCGATTTGATTGATGATGATGGCGCCCTCTTCGGGGCTGAGTGGATGGTCAAGCAGGCGTTCACGCAGCGTACCCACTTTCATGTACGGCATGACAATGTAGGCCAGATCGTCTTGCTCGCCAAAATCGAGAATCGGTACGATGTTCGGATGGCGCAGGCCCATGAGAACCCTGGCCTCACGCCGGAAGCGCGCCAGGAAACCTTCCTCTTCAGCCAGACCCGGAGAGATCACTTTGATGGCGACGACGCGCTCGTTGGTCACGTCGACGGCCTGAAACACGGAAGCCATCCCGCCGCGGCCAATTTTCTTGACGATCTCGTATTTTCCGAGGATCTTACCGATTAAGTACGCCATTCGTTCCTATCCTGCGGACCCATATCATACAGGCAAACGAAAATCCAGACCAACGCATAGACACAAGCCGCACCTGCTCTCGGGCCGGAAGTGAACGAGTCGTCCGGAATCATGGCCGACGAGATCGGTGCTGAATCTCAATATAGCCGTTTTCACCGGGAATCCACAAGGTTACGTTTGTCATCCTTTCGGAACCGCAGCAGATCAGCCTTCGCCAGGGCCGCCAAACAGAGGGAAAAATCCCTGTCTTCCGACGTAAAGAGAAACCAGGCTAAAACGTACAAGCCTCCCTTACGAGCCTTCCTTTTAATCCGCGGTATCCGGGAGTAGGACTGGATAGCTATTTCTCTGCGGCCCGGAGAATGCTATAAAAAGGGTGCGTCTTTTGTGGTATATTGGTGTAAGTTCTCTTGCGTTGGTACTAATAAAAATACTCTAGACTTCGCAGACGGGAGGCGAGAAATTGCCGTCCATCTGCGGGAATCGCTTTTGGAGTGTTGGGGACTTCTGGAGGACTGAAGCAAGCGTTGCCAAAGGGAGGCAATCGTTGCATCACTGACCCACAGGCGAGTGACGACGCGCGACTGCAAATCGCAACGATGAAAATCCTGAACTACGGAGAACGCTAAACTTGACCTCCCAAACATCAACTTCATCTAAGCTCGCGATCGGCCTTGCTCCGCTTCTCGTGGCAGCTGGTTTGCTGCTGGCTGACGCCGTGCTGGCAAACCCGGTCGTCACAGAGCGGGTGAGTATCGATTCGGACGGCACCGAGGTTTTCGGCCCCAGCTCGGACCCCAGCGTCAGCCAGGATGGCCGTTTTATCGCCTTCTCGTCTGATGCGACAGATCTGGTCCCGGGCGATACGAATGGGGTCAAAGACGTCTTCGTACATGACTGGGCCGAGGGGGTGACCGTGCGCGTCAGCGTGTCGTCCTCAGGTTCTGAAGCCAACGCGGGCAGCAATTCTCCCTACATCAGCGAGGACGGACGTTACGTTGCCTTCTACTCCAACGCCGACAACTTGGTCGCAGGCGACAGCAACGGCGCCCCCGATATCTTCGTCCACGATCTCCTGACCGGAACGACGGAACGAGTGAGTGTGAATGCCAGCGGTGTGGAAGCCAACGCCGCTTCCAGTTCACCCAGCTTGAGCGCTGACGGACGTTTCGTTGTTTTCGCTT
Proteins encoded in this window:
- a CDS encoding serine/threonine-protein kinase, with translation MAYLIGKILGKYEIVKKIGRGGMASVFQAVDVTNERVVAIKVISPGLAEEEGFLARFRREARVLMGLRHPNIVPILDFGEQDDLAYIVMPYMKVGTLRERLLDHPLSPEEGAIIINQIASALQYAHDAGIVHRDVKPSNILIDEKGNAWLSDFGTAQVSEATMTLTGSGLIGTPTYMAPEQARGEKVSHLADQYALGVILYQVCTGRLPYEADTPLAIALMHAHEPLPQPRLVNANLPAKVEQVIVKAMAKDPKERYASIAKMNEAFQKTMQDVYDPESGRLKPGAKSPPPKPEDFIVPPDDGGNGGKSGRRMPMSAMLLFLIPLLVGSLYAASRIVDNMLDDGDPGAAVAAIPTYDAQETIDALSTAVAIRSGLEDLSGEQIETAVAGTMQALETAAFGSVNETLAAAGENTLTPVPTDTPVPPTATSTRTRTPTLTLTNVMTSTITRTPTITRTPTITQTRTITPTLTPTITLTPPPTATPTITPTITLTRTPTPDPCGGLSLTGPTISALERDARWIIQNGTGSAVTLNSWSLTWTGGVPLNIVRLAGNVIWFDEQFSPESASPNASIPTGPVTLRFIFGNPPDSGGYNLDLDFSNGCTLSD